One region of Thunnus albacares chromosome 20, fThuAlb1.1, whole genome shotgun sequence genomic DNA includes:
- the LOC122970683 gene encoding thyroid hormone receptor alpha-B isoform X2, whose product MHILQSHCVIRWLNGPKRKRKNSQCSVKSMTGYIPSYLEKDEPCVVCGDKATGYHYRCITCEGCKGFFRRTIQKNLHPAYSCKYDGCCIIDKITRNQCQLCRFKKCIAVGMAMDLVLDDSKRVAKRRLIEENRERRKKEEMVKSLQNRPEPTGAEWELIRLVTEAHRHTNAQGAQWKQKRKFLPDKIGQSPVAPTSDGDKVDLEAFSEFTKIITPAITRVVDFAKKLPMFSELPCEDQIILLKGCCMEIMSLRAAMRYDPESETLTLSGEMAVKREQLKNGGLGVVSDAIFDLGKSLAQFNLDDTEVALLQAVLLMSSDRSGLTCVDKIEKCQETYLLAFEHYINYRKHNIPHFWPKLLMKVTDLRMIGACHASRFLHMKVECPNELFPPLFLEVFEDQEV is encoded by the exons GGTACATCCCCAGCTACCTCGAGAAGGATGAGCCATGTGTGGTGTGTGGTGACAAGGCCACAGGTTACCACTACCGCTGCATTACCTGCGAGGGCTGCAAG GGTTTCTTCCGTAGGACCATTCAAAAGAACCTCCACCCCGCCTACTCCTGTAAGTACGATGGCTGCTGCATCATCGACAAGATCACCCGCAACCAGTGTCAGCTCTGCCGCTTCAAGAAGTGTATTGCAGTGGGCATGGCCATGGACT TGGTGCTGGACGACTCAAAGCGGGTTGCTAAACGGCGTCTGATTGAAGAAAACAGGGAGCGACGCAAAAAGGAGGAAATGGTGAAATCCCTCCAGAACCGTCCAGAGCCCACCGGGGCCGAGTGGGAGCTGATCCGCCTGGTGACGGAAGCCCATCGACACACCAATGCTCAGGGCGCCCAGTGGAAACAGAAACGCAAATTCCTG cCAGACAAAATCGGCCAGTCCCCGGTTGCCCCGACGTCGGACGGAGACAAGGTGGACCTGGAGGCCTTCAGCGAGTTCACGAAGATCATCACTCCTGCCATCACCCGTGTCGTTGACTTTGCCAAAAAACTGCCCATGTTCTCTGAG CTGCCTTGTGAAGACCAGATCATCCTGTTGAAGGGCTGCTGCATGGAGATCATGTCACTGCGAGCTGCTATGCGCTACGACCCCGAAAGCGAGACACTGACGCTGAGCGGGGAGATGGCGGTGAAGCGTGAGCAGCTAAAGAACGGCGGGCTGGGCGTGGTGTCGGACGCCATCTTCGATCTGGGCAAGAGCCTGGCGCAGTTCAACCTGGACGACACAGAGGTGGCGCTGCTGCAGGCCGTGCTGCTCATGAGCTCAG ACCGCTCGGGCCTGACCTGCGTGGACAAGATCGAGAAGTGCCAGGAGACCTACCTGCTGGCGTTTGAGCACTACATCAACTACCGCAAGCACAACATTCCCCACTTCTGGCCGAAACTCCTGATGAAGGTGACAGACTTGCGGATGATCGGGGCGTGCCACGCCAGCCGTTTCCTTCACATGAAGGTGGAGTGTCCCAACGAACTCTTCCCCCCGCTCTTCCTGGAGGTCTTCGAGGACCAGGAGGTGTGA
- the LOC122970683 gene encoding thyroid hormone receptor alpha-B isoform X1, with amino-acid sequence MEHMPKEQDPNPSEGEEKRWLNGPKRKRKNSQCSVKSMTGYIPSYLEKDEPCVVCGDKATGYHYRCITCEGCKGFFRRTIQKNLHPAYSCKYDGCCIIDKITRNQCQLCRFKKCIAVGMAMDLVLDDSKRVAKRRLIEENRERRKKEEMVKSLQNRPEPTGAEWELIRLVTEAHRHTNAQGAQWKQKRKFLPDKIGQSPVAPTSDGDKVDLEAFSEFTKIITPAITRVVDFAKKLPMFSELPCEDQIILLKGCCMEIMSLRAAMRYDPESETLTLSGEMAVKREQLKNGGLGVVSDAIFDLGKSLAQFNLDDTEVALLQAVLLMSSDRSGLTCVDKIEKCQETYLLAFEHYINYRKHNIPHFWPKLLMKVTDLRMIGACHASRFLHMKVECPNELFPPLFLEVFEDQEV; translated from the exons GGTACATCCCCAGCTACCTCGAGAAGGATGAGCCATGTGTGGTGTGTGGTGACAAGGCCACAGGTTACCACTACCGCTGCATTACCTGCGAGGGCTGCAAG GGTTTCTTCCGTAGGACCATTCAAAAGAACCTCCACCCCGCCTACTCCTGTAAGTACGATGGCTGCTGCATCATCGACAAGATCACCCGCAACCAGTGTCAGCTCTGCCGCTTCAAGAAGTGTATTGCAGTGGGCATGGCCATGGACT TGGTGCTGGACGACTCAAAGCGGGTTGCTAAACGGCGTCTGATTGAAGAAAACAGGGAGCGACGCAAAAAGGAGGAAATGGTGAAATCCCTCCAGAACCGTCCAGAGCCCACCGGGGCCGAGTGGGAGCTGATCCGCCTGGTGACGGAAGCCCATCGACACACCAATGCTCAGGGCGCCCAGTGGAAACAGAAACGCAAATTCCTG cCAGACAAAATCGGCCAGTCCCCGGTTGCCCCGACGTCGGACGGAGACAAGGTGGACCTGGAGGCCTTCAGCGAGTTCACGAAGATCATCACTCCTGCCATCACCCGTGTCGTTGACTTTGCCAAAAAACTGCCCATGTTCTCTGAG CTGCCTTGTGAAGACCAGATCATCCTGTTGAAGGGCTGCTGCATGGAGATCATGTCACTGCGAGCTGCTATGCGCTACGACCCCGAAAGCGAGACACTGACGCTGAGCGGGGAGATGGCGGTGAAGCGTGAGCAGCTAAAGAACGGCGGGCTGGGCGTGGTGTCGGACGCCATCTTCGATCTGGGCAAGAGCCTGGCGCAGTTCAACCTGGACGACACAGAGGTGGCGCTGCTGCAGGCCGTGCTGCTCATGAGCTCAG ACCGCTCGGGCCTGACCTGCGTGGACAAGATCGAGAAGTGCCAGGAGACCTACCTGCTGGCGTTTGAGCACTACATCAACTACCGCAAGCACAACATTCCCCACTTCTGGCCGAAACTCCTGATGAAGGTGACAGACTTGCGGATGATCGGGGCGTGCCACGCCAGCCGTTTCCTTCACATGAAGGTGGAGTGTCCCAACGAACTCTTCCCCCCGCTCTTCCTGGAGGTCTTCGAGGACCAGGAGGTGTGA